In Thiovibrio frasassiensis, one DNA window encodes the following:
- a CDS encoding efflux transporter outer membrane subunit, producing MNRTTYRTSLALCLCLPLLTSCALGPDFLRPETKVSSQWLGQPPPAGEAAPTVEQNLAQWWTVFNDPQLTSLIERGMQANLDLRMAESRIRQARASMGIAGADLGPTVNTAASLTRSRTPASASRSEVATGNLYQMGFDAGWEIDLFGGLRRGVEAAGADYEAAVESRSDLLVSLSAEVASNYLNLRSLQQRLAIARENLTAQKHTTDLTRQRFDAGFASKLDLVRAEALAANTAGQIPLLEAQVRQTIYSLSLLLGGEPAALLEELSPEGALPTAQATVPVGLPSDLLLRRPDIRKAVAKLHAATARIGVAKSDLFPKFTISGALGYQNSNSNALFFPASSFWSLGPALNWPLFDMGRTRANLELKKAVQEEELLAYEQTVLNALREVENALIASTKEEEHRQAMAQAVAANRSAVELATALYTAGQNDFLAVLDAQRSLYAAEDSLAQSSRTVSTNLVALFKALGGGWQTVEPATPAGSDS from the coding sequence ATGAACCGCACCACCTACCGGACCTCCCTGGCCCTCTGCCTCTGCCTGCCCCTCCTGACCAGTTGCGCGCTGGGTCCCGATTTCCTCCGCCCGGAAACCAAGGTCTCCTCCCAGTGGCTGGGGCAACCGCCCCCCGCTGGCGAGGCTGCGCCCACGGTGGAACAAAACCTGGCCCAGTGGTGGACGGTGTTCAACGATCCCCAGCTCACTTCCCTGATCGAACGGGGAATGCAGGCCAACCTGGACTTGCGCATGGCCGAAAGCCGCATCCGCCAAGCGCGCGCCTCCATGGGTATTGCCGGGGCGGACCTCGGCCCGACCGTCAATACCGCGGCCTCCCTCACCCGCAGCCGGACCCCGGCCTCCGCCAGCCGGAGCGAGGTGGCAACCGGCAATCTCTATCAGATGGGATTCGATGCCGGCTGGGAGATCGATCTCTTCGGCGGCTTGCGGCGCGGGGTTGAAGCGGCGGGCGCGGATTACGAAGCGGCGGTGGAAAGCCGCAGCGATCTCTTGGTGAGCCTGAGCGCCGAGGTGGCCTCCAACTATCTCAACCTCCGCTCCCTGCAACAGCGGCTCGCTATTGCCCGGGAGAACCTGACCGCCCAAAAACACACCACCGACCTGACCCGCCAGCGCTTTGACGCAGGCTTTGCCAGCAAACTCGATCTGGTGCGGGCGGAAGCGCTGGCCGCCAACACGGCCGGGCAGATCCCGCTCCTTGAGGCGCAGGTCCGGCAAACGATCTACAGCCTCAGCCTGCTCCTCGGCGGCGAACCCGCCGCCCTGTTGGAAGAACTGAGCCCGGAGGGTGCCCTGCCCACGGCGCAAGCAACAGTGCCGGTGGGCTTGCCTTCCGATCTGCTTTTGCGGCGACCGGATATCCGCAAGGCGGTTGCCAAGCTCCATGCGGCCACCGCCCGGATCGGCGTAGCCAAGAGTGATCTCTTCCCCAAATTCACGATCTCCGGGGCCCTTGGCTACCAGAACAGCAATTCCAATGCCCTCTTCTTCCCTGCCAGCAGCTTCTGGTCCCTCGGACCCGCCCTGAACTGGCCGCTTTTTGACATGGGCCGCACCCGCGCCAATCTCGAACTGAAAAAGGCGGTGCAGGAAGAGGAGCTCCTGGCCTATGAGCAGACAGTACTCAACGCCCTGCGCGAGGTGGAAAACGCCCTCATCGCCTCGACCAAGGAGGAGGAACATCGCCAAGCCATGGCCCAGGCCGTGGCGGCCAACCGCAGCGCCGTGGAGCTGGCCACCGCCCTCTACACCGCGGGGCAGAACGACTTCCTCGCCGTGCTCGATGCCCAGCGCTCCCTCTATGCGGCCGAGGATAGCTTGGCCCAGTCCAGCCGCACCGTCTCCACCAATCTCGTCGCCCTGTTCAAGGCGCTGGGCGGCGGCTGGCAGACGGTAGAGCCCGCAACTCCCGCCGGTTCCGACTCCTAG
- a CDS encoding type II toxin-antitoxin system Phd/YefM family antitoxin, producing MQRLRVDQDIRSMSEFRTGIASFLKQVHDTKRPLIITQHGKSAAVLMDAGEYDAMQEKIELLSEIHTSISQIENGEGVAHGDAMEMILKKVSK from the coding sequence ATGCAAAGATTACGAGTCGATCAAGATATTCGCTCAATGTCAGAATTCAGAACAGGAATCGCTTCTTTCCTCAAACAGGTTCACGACACAAAAAGGCCATTAATTATCACTCAGCATGGCAAAAGTGCAGCAGTTCTCATGGATGCCGGCGAATACGACGCCATGCAGGAAAAAATTGAATTACTCAGCGAAATACACACCTCAATAAGCCAAATCGAAAATGGCGAAGGGGTCGCTCATGGTGATGCCATGGAAATGATCCTCAAGAAAGTATCCAAATGA
- a CDS encoding efflux RND transporter periplasmic adaptor subunit: MKHPAKKALIILIAALLLGSLATWQLTRSKAKNGAGYRTAELTRGDLLVTISATGTVEPEEVIDVGAQVAGRIVSFGKDAHDKTVDYGSLVEAGTVLARIDDSLYAADVTQAEAQLMSNKAGLQKAKADLNQAELNWKRAQLLGSSQALSQSAYESYESAHTTALAQVAVSEASIRQGEAALARARRNLGYCTITSPVKGIIIDRRVNTGQTVVASLNAPSLFLLAKDLTRIQVWVAVNEADIGRIQPGQPVTFTVDAFPNETFTGEVGKIRLNASMTQNVVTYTVEITTDNTDGRLLPYLTANVLFQLQQVRDVLQAPNAALRWSPPAWEGEAEPGKKKSGIKESKKASSAPEPGKKSGSLWVLDKDRKPRRIAVLTGASDGTNTVVESMELREGMQVITGIRISETEKSAGGSPFTPQFARGNKAKAEK; the protein is encoded by the coding sequence ATGAAACACCCGGCCAAGAAAGCCCTGATCATTCTGATCGCCGCACTGCTTCTCGGCAGCCTCGCCACCTGGCAGCTGACCCGCAGCAAGGCGAAGAATGGCGCCGGTTACCGGACCGCCGAACTGACCCGCGGGGATCTGCTGGTGACCATCAGCGCCACCGGCACCGTGGAGCCGGAGGAGGTCATCGACGTCGGCGCCCAGGTGGCCGGACGGATCGTTTCCTTCGGCAAGGATGCCCACGATAAAACCGTGGATTACGGCTCACTGGTCGAGGCGGGCACGGTGCTGGCCCGGATCGACGACTCGCTCTACGCGGCGGACGTGACCCAGGCCGAGGCCCAGCTCATGTCGAACAAGGCCGGCTTGCAAAAGGCCAAGGCCGACTTGAACCAGGCGGAGCTGAACTGGAAACGGGCCCAACTCCTCGGCTCCTCCCAGGCCCTGTCGCAATCGGCCTACGAATCCTACGAATCGGCGCATACAACCGCGCTGGCCCAGGTGGCGGTGAGCGAGGCCTCCATCCGCCAAGGGGAGGCGGCCCTGGCCCGCGCCCGGCGCAACCTGGGGTACTGCACCATCACCTCGCCGGTCAAGGGCATCATCATCGACCGCAGGGTCAACACCGGCCAGACCGTGGTGGCGAGCCTCAATGCCCCGAGCCTCTTCCTGCTGGCCAAGGATCTTACCCGCATCCAGGTCTGGGTAGCGGTGAACGAGGCGGATATCGGCAGAATCCAACCCGGCCAGCCGGTGACCTTTACGGTGGATGCCTTTCCCAACGAAACCTTCACAGGCGAGGTGGGCAAGATCCGACTCAACGCCTCCATGACCCAGAACGTAGTGACCTACACGGTGGAGATCACCACCGACAACACGGATGGCCGCTTGCTGCCCTATCTCACCGCCAACGTGCTCTTTCAGCTGCAGCAGGTGCGCGACGTCCTGCAGGCGCCCAATGCGGCCCTGCGCTGGAGCCCGCCCGCCTGGGAAGGCGAGGCAGAACCCGGCAAGAAAAAAAGCGGGATAAAAGAAAGCAAAAAAGCATCCTCCGCCCCAGAACCGGGCAAGAAAAGCGGCAGCCTCTGGGTGCTGGACAAGGACCGGAAGCCACGCCGGATCGCGGTCCTGACCGGAGCCAGCGACGGCACCAACACCGTGGTGGAGAGCATGGAGCTGCGCGAGGGGATGCAGGTCATCACCGGGATACGCATCTCCGAAACGGAAAAGAGCGCGGGGGGCAGCCCTTTCACCCCGCAGTTCGCCCGCGGCAACAAGGCCAAGGCAGAGAAGTAG
- a CDS encoding CerR family C-terminal domain-containing protein, whose protein sequence is MRKLRSDGQETRQNLLAAAGRIFAAKGFRDTTIAEICQQAGANTAAISYHFGSKEALYAESWRYAFTESLNLYPPDGSIPPDAPPEKRLRGRILAIMRRIVDPQSHDFDIFHKEMANPTGLLAQAMQESVEQIFKGLSLLVGELLGKEPHESEVQLCAMSIRAQCFGPLLLARRRKADQGLFTTGVEPLLDDVEQLADHVTRFSLAGIRALHPLHHQQSLVEVDS, encoded by the coding sequence GTGAGAAAACTACGAAGCGACGGCCAGGAAACCCGCCAGAACCTGCTGGCGGCCGCAGGCAGGATCTTTGCCGCCAAAGGCTTTCGCGATACCACCATCGCCGAGATCTGCCAGCAGGCAGGGGCCAACACCGCCGCGATCAGCTACCATTTCGGCAGCAAGGAAGCCCTCTATGCGGAGAGCTGGCGCTATGCCTTCACCGAGTCGCTGAACCTCTATCCCCCCGATGGCAGCATTCCGCCGGACGCCCCCCCGGAAAAACGCCTGCGGGGCCGGATTCTCGCGATCATGCGGCGGATCGTGGACCCGCAAAGCCATGATTTCGACATCTTCCACAAGGAAATGGCAAACCCCACCGGCCTGTTGGCCCAGGCCATGCAGGAGTCGGTGGAACAGATTTTCAAGGGCCTCAGTCTTCTGGTGGGAGAATTGCTCGGAAAGGAGCCCCACGAATCCGAGGTGCAGCTCTGCGCCATGAGTATCCGGGCCCAGTGTTTCGGCCCGTTGCTTCTCGCCCGCCGCCGCAAGGCGGATCAAGGCCTCTTCACCACCGGCGTTGAACCCCTGCTCGATGATGTGGAGCAGTTGGCCGATCATGTCACCCGCTTCAGCCTGGCGGGCATCCGTGCACTTCACCCCCTACACCATCAACAGTCTCTCGTCGAGGTTGACTCATGA
- a CDS encoding S1 family peptidase, whose amino-acid sequence MRNTPTDDIGILKTVWRKDEAGVWAGHDLKGIDLKPREGFTKDYFKIQNSEMNLMTQSPGPIMNSLFTTFGTTEFLIRQSIVPVVAWNNGDEEMRCIGTGFFISASGLLLTAAHVLRDPVDENYTTLTQVDERSFRLDESLQYGVLIPANPAMKNAPSPPFQIHPAMREAKWFMCPFEWTQHWGKNIQNPLLHKKPEFKLDLDIAVCKVREQPLIGNYQPLNIGMHNLKLNDRAVAIGYPEMRNIRFGGDDYQPELVVSVGSVTAIYPDNITEKENPTDGPNFEFNAKIPGKMSGSPILVGGGIITKGVVSRSLGSKENHASGCLIAPMMGLPLIENKSLFELMNNGKDGIPQFIGKGL is encoded by the coding sequence ATGCGGAATACACCAACAGATGACATCGGAATATTAAAAACAGTCTGGAGGAAGGATGAGGCAGGCGTTTGGGCTGGTCACGATCTAAAAGGCATTGACCTGAAACCGCGAGAAGGATTCACAAAGGATTATTTCAAGATACAAAATAGCGAAATGAATCTTATGACCCAGAGTCCGGGTCCTATCATGAATAGTTTATTTACCACGTTTGGTACCACAGAATTTTTAATACGTCAAAGCATCGTGCCTGTCGTGGCTTGGAATAATGGTGATGAAGAGATGCGCTGCATTGGTACAGGCTTTTTCATTAGTGCTTCTGGCCTGCTGCTAACCGCCGCTCACGTACTTCGTGATCCTGTTGACGAAAATTATACCACTCTCACTCAGGTTGACGAACGGTCTTTCAGGTTGGACGAGTCGTTGCAATATGGTGTTTTAATTCCTGCGAACCCAGCCATGAAAAACGCTCCAAGTCCACCATTTCAAATTCATCCAGCTATGCGGGAAGCAAAATGGTTTATGTGTCCATTTGAGTGGACACAACATTGGGGAAAAAACATCCAAAACCCACTTTTGCATAAAAAACCTGAATTCAAACTCGACCTAGATATTGCGGTATGCAAGGTTAGAGAACAGCCCTTGATTGGTAACTATCAGCCGTTGAATATAGGTATGCATAATCTCAAGCTTAATGACCGTGCTGTAGCGATCGGTTATCCCGAAATGCGGAATATACGATTTGGTGGTGATGATTATCAACCAGAACTGGTTGTTTCAGTTGGCTCAGTAACGGCCATTTATCCTGATAACATAACGGAAAAGGAAAACCCAACGGATGGACCCAATTTCGAATTTAACGCAAAAATTCCGGGCAAAATGAGTGGTAGTCCTATTTTAGTTGGCGGAGGGATTATAACGAAAGGAGTTGTTAGTCGCAGTTTGGGAAGCAAGGAAAATCACGCCAGCGGATGTCTAATCGCACCCATGATGGGTTTACCATTAATTGAAAATAAAAGCCTGTTTGAGCTAATGAATAATGGCAAGGATGGAATCCCTCAATTTATCGGAAAAGGTCTTTAG
- a CDS encoding radical SAM/SPASM domain-containing protein: protein MKKFKKIYLEITNRCNLSCSFCHQSERAKGFIRVENFRAILRNIEGHTDHLALHVLGEPLLHPELGEILALCREYNFKVNLTTNGTLLPQRQELLLTSPALRQINISLHSFSEQETHPPLAAYLAGIFGFLREAAATDLLISLRFWNLPAMETNLPSANDPILKALESFFGLPEPLATRLTPGHGITLAPKVFLSQNPRFTWPHGPAPDLGDKGTCRGLRDHVAILVDGTVVPCCLDAEADIALGNIHEQSLPEIINSPRAEAMRTGFSQRRLTEPLCRRCTFRQIF, encoded by the coding sequence TTGAAAAAATTCAAGAAGATATACCTTGAGATCACCAACCGCTGCAATCTTTCCTGCAGCTTTTGCCACCAGAGCGAGCGGGCCAAAGGTTTCATCCGGGTGGAGAATTTCCGCGCCATCCTCCGCAACATCGAGGGTCACACCGACCATCTTGCCCTGCATGTGCTGGGCGAGCCCCTGTTGCACCCGGAACTCGGCGAGATCCTCGCCCTCTGCCGAGAATACAACTTCAAGGTCAACCTGACCACCAACGGCACCCTGCTCCCCCAGCGTCAAGAGCTGCTGCTGACCAGCCCGGCCCTGCGCCAGATCAACATCTCCCTGCACAGCTTCAGCGAACAGGAGACCCATCCCCCATTGGCCGCTTATCTCGCCGGGATCTTCGGTTTCCTCCGGGAGGCGGCTGCCACCGATTTATTGATCAGTCTGCGGTTCTGGAATCTGCCGGCAATGGAGACCAATCTTCCGTCCGCCAACGACCCCATCCTCAAAGCGCTTGAATCCTTTTTCGGGCTGCCCGAGCCGCTGGCCACCAGACTCACCCCCGGCCACGGCATCACCCTGGCGCCAAAAGTTTTCCTGAGCCAAAACCCTCGCTTCACCTGGCCCCATGGACCCGCCCCGGACCTGGGCGACAAGGGAACCTGCCGGGGCCTGCGGGATCATGTCGCCATCCTGGTGGACGGCACCGTGGTCCCCTGCTGTCTCGATGCTGAGGCGGATATTGCCCTGGGCAACATCCACGAACAATCCCTGCCCGAGATCATCAACTCCCCGCGCGCCGAGGCCATGCGCACCGGCTTTAGCCAACGCCGCCTTACTGAGCCCCTCTGCCGCCGCTGCACCTTCCGCCAAATATTCTAG
- a CDS encoding RluA family pseudouridine synthase — protein MMERKNSVRIQPQQVGQQLLDFISQRFTYRSREEWQAELTAHRFLLNDTEARGDAVLAAGDRLVYLMDALIEPPVATDYTILHEDDDLLVIDKPAPLPCHPGGRFFAHTLWALLKENHGFDNPRLINRLDRETSGLVLVAKNKAAARLCQAQFIQHTVEKVYLVVVEGDFPDTPIGVEAIGWLGVDPESAIRKKMRFYPTQNDAPPGAAESSTEFHRISTASNGSLSLVAAKPHTGRCHQIRATLLHLGFPVVGDKLYGLDEQLFLRFKEGHLSATDHTLLRIPRQALHAASLRLNHPTTGKELEFSAPLPSALQGLLAGR, from the coding sequence ATGATGGAAAGAAAAAACTCGGTGCGCATCCAGCCCCAGCAGGTGGGGCAGCAGCTGCTCGACTTTATCAGCCAGCGCTTCACCTACCGGAGCAGGGAGGAATGGCAGGCGGAACTGACAGCCCACCGTTTCCTCCTCAACGATACCGAGGCGCGAGGTGATGCCGTCCTGGCTGCCGGCGACCGCCTCGTTTACCTGATGGACGCCCTGATCGAACCCCCGGTGGCCACCGACTACACCATCCTCCACGAAGATGACGACCTGCTGGTAATCGACAAACCCGCCCCCCTGCCCTGCCATCCCGGCGGCCGCTTCTTCGCCCATACCCTCTGGGCCCTGCTCAAGGAAAACCACGGATTCGACAATCCGAGGCTCATCAACCGGCTGGATCGGGAGACCTCCGGCCTTGTGCTGGTGGCCAAGAACAAAGCTGCGGCCCGCCTGTGCCAGGCGCAGTTTATCCAGCACACGGTGGAGAAGGTCTATCTGGTGGTGGTGGAAGGGGATTTCCCGGACACGCCGATTGGGGTGGAGGCCATTGGCTGGCTGGGGGTGGACCCGGAGAGCGCGATCCGCAAGAAGATGCGGTTCTATCCCACCCAAAACGATGCGCCCCCAGGAGCAGCGGAATCCAGCACCGAGTTCCACCGAATCTCCACCGCCAGCAACGGTAGCCTGAGCCTGGTGGCAGCGAAGCCGCACACCGGCCGCTGCCATCAGATCCGGGCGACCTTGCTACACTTGGGCTTTCCGGTGGTGGGCGATAAACTCTACGGACTGGATGAGCAGCTTTTCCTCCGTTTCAAGGAAGGGCACCTGAGCGCCACCGACCACACCCTGCTCCGCATCCCCCGCCAGGCCCTGCATGCAGCCAGTCTGCGCCTCAACCATCCGACCACCGGCAAGGAGCTGGAGTTTTCCGCCCCGTTACCGTCTGCGCTTCAGGGATTACTGGCAGGGAGATAG
- a CDS encoding ABC transporter ATP-binding protein codes for MNLIELHGIEKTYQMGDISVPVLKGISLSIRQGELVALTGSSGSGKSTLMNILGCLDRPSAGEYWLDGQETSTLSTDERALLRNRKLGFVFQSFNLLARTSAIENVAMPLTYAAEPLSEREARERAAEMLNRVGLGDRLDHHPSQLSGGQQQRVAIARALINRPPVLFADEPTGNLDSKTSEEVLKMFERLNSEDKITIIMVTHDPKVAGHAKRMIRMEDGVIRNDAPPGGRP; via the coding sequence ATGAACCTCATCGAACTGCACGGTATCGAAAAAACCTACCAGATGGGCGACATCTCCGTGCCCGTGCTGAAGGGCATCTCCCTTTCCATCCGGCAAGGAGAGCTGGTCGCGCTCACCGGCTCGTCCGGCTCCGGGAAATCCACGCTGATGAACATCCTCGGCTGCCTGGACCGGCCCAGCGCAGGCGAATACTGGCTGGACGGCCAGGAGACCTCCACCCTCTCCACCGATGAGCGGGCCCTGCTCCGCAACCGCAAGCTGGGCTTCGTCTTCCAGAGCTTCAATCTCCTGGCCCGAACCAGCGCCATCGAGAATGTGGCCATGCCGCTCACCTATGCCGCCGAACCCTTGAGCGAACGCGAAGCCAGGGAGCGGGCCGCCGAGATGCTTAACCGGGTTGGCTTGGGTGACCGGCTGGACCATCATCCCTCGCAGCTTTCCGGCGGCCAGCAGCAGCGGGTGGCCATCGCCCGGGCCCTGATCAACCGCCCGCCGGTGCTTTTTGCCGACGAACCCACCGGCAACCTGGATTCCAAGACCAGCGAAGAGGTGCTCAAGATGTTCGAGCGGCTCAACAGCGAAGACAAGATCACCATCATCATGGTAACCCACGACCCAAAGGTAGCCGGACACGCCAAACGGATGATCCGCATGGAAGACGGGGTGATCCGAAACGATGCCCCCCCGGGAGGCAGGCCATGA
- the rlmN gene encoding 23S rRNA (adenine(2503)-C(2))-methyltransferase RlmN, whose amino-acid sequence MQPKQAMEGGVETVSAKGGQTDLRDLTPDRLRDYVVSLGLPAKRARQIFTRLYHPGVRDFAQLGISREVTELLAKHASMSSLEPATVEKSADGTEKFAFRLADGAVIESVLIPEDGRHTLCISSQAGCAMGCRFCLTGGQGFVRNLRPAEIVGQVLAVMAHMVENGIQRATPRELLNNLVFMGMGEPLANYDTLLAALTILMDDHGLGFSERRITVSTCGIVPRMDDLGRDIRVNLAVSLHAADDAVRSRLMPVNTTYGLEALLAACRRYPLGKKKVILFEYIMLKGINDSLADAHLLAEKLQGIPSRINLLPYNGSGETEFACPDAAQTLAFQKVLREAGFNTFIRQSRGGDISAACGQLAGKS is encoded by the coding sequence ATGCAGCCAAAACAAGCGATGGAGGGCGGGGTGGAAACAGTCTCGGCCAAGGGCGGCCAGACCGACCTGCGCGATCTTACCCCGGACCGGTTGCGCGATTATGTCGTCTCCCTGGGGTTGCCTGCCAAGCGGGCGCGACAGATCTTTACCCGGCTGTACCACCCCGGGGTGCGCGATTTTGCCCAACTCGGCATCAGCCGGGAGGTGACGGAGCTGCTGGCAAAACACGCCAGCATGAGCAGTCTTGAACCCGCGACGGTGGAAAAATCGGCGGACGGCACCGAGAAATTCGCCTTCCGCCTCGCGGACGGCGCAGTGATCGAGAGTGTGCTTATCCCAGAAGACGGTCGCCATACCCTGTGCATCTCCTCCCAGGCGGGCTGCGCCATGGGCTGCCGCTTTTGCCTCACCGGGGGACAGGGCTTTGTCCGCAATCTGCGCCCCGCCGAGATCGTGGGCCAGGTCCTGGCGGTGATGGCCCATATGGTCGAAAACGGGATTCAGCGGGCCACGCCGCGGGAGCTGCTCAACAACCTGGTTTTCATGGGCATGGGCGAACCCCTGGCCAATTATGACACTCTCCTGGCTGCGCTGACGATCCTCATGGATGACCATGGCCTCGGCTTTTCCGAACGGCGGATCACTGTTTCCACCTGCGGCATCGTGCCGAGGATGGACGATTTGGGGCGGGACATCCGGGTCAATCTCGCCGTGTCGCTGCACGCCGCCGATGATGCGGTCCGCAGCCGCCTGATGCCGGTGAACACAACCTATGGCTTGGAAGCGCTGCTCGCTGCCTGCCGCAGGTATCCGCTGGGGAAAAAAAAGGTGATTCTTTTCGAGTACATCATGCTCAAGGGGATCAACGATTCGTTGGCTGATGCGCATCTGCTGGCGGAAAAGCTGCAGGGTATCCCCAGCCGGATCAACCTGCTGCCCTACAACGGCTCCGGGGAAACGGAGTTTGCCTGCCCGGATGCGGCGCAGACCCTTGCCTTTCAGAAGGTGCTGCGCGAAGCGGGGTTTAACACCTTTATCCGGCAGAGTCGGGGCGGAGATATCTCTGCGGCCTGCGGTCAGCTGGCGGGGAAGAGTTGA
- a CDS encoding ABC transporter permease, translating to MMVYTTARTAFRALRRNPLRAMLTTLGIVIGVGAVIAMMEIGAGASAALKKTIASMGANVLVIRPGTASSGGVSFGAGSTTTLTPEDSLAILRECPAVRNATPMVRARTQVVYGNRNWVPNAIYGTTPAYLDVQDWSILAEGEPFSDRDVLNGNRVCILGKSLVRELFEGESAVGKEIRIKNIAFRVIGVLTPKGANMMGFDQDDVILAPWTTIKYRVTGASLSTANQSTATAADSVNTLSNLYPTAQRSLYPERSAVQQANNPMPVRFANIDQIMAAANSSAEIPLAIEQIAGVLRERHRIRNGEPDDFNIRDMAELTKTLSTTTSLMTNLLLAVAMISLVVGGVGIMNIMLVSVTERTREIGLRMAVGARGKDILRQFLVEAVVLCLTGGAMGIVLGHGGSLLVKLLLKWPVETSPAAIATAVLVSAGVGIIFGFYPAWKASRLDPIEALRYE from the coding sequence ATGATGGTCTACACCACCGCCCGCACCGCCTTCCGCGCCCTGCGCCGCAATCCCTTGCGGGCCATGCTCACCACCCTGGGCATTGTCATCGGCGTGGGCGCGGTCATCGCCATGATGGAGATCGGGGCCGGGGCCTCGGCGGCGCTGAAAAAAACCATCGCCAGCATGGGGGCCAATGTCCTGGTAATCCGACCCGGCACCGCCTCGAGCGGCGGAGTCTCCTTCGGCGCCGGCTCCACCACCACCCTGACTCCGGAAGACAGCCTCGCTATCCTGCGGGAATGCCCGGCGGTACGCAACGCCACCCCCATGGTCCGGGCCCGGACCCAGGTGGTCTACGGCAACCGCAACTGGGTGCCCAACGCCATCTACGGCACCACCCCGGCCTATCTCGATGTCCAGGACTGGTCCATTCTCGCCGAGGGCGAGCCCTTCAGCGACCGGGATGTCTTAAACGGCAACCGGGTCTGCATCCTGGGCAAAAGCCTGGTCCGGGAGCTCTTCGAGGGCGAGTCGGCGGTGGGCAAGGAGATCCGGATCAAGAACATCGCCTTTCGGGTGATCGGGGTGCTCACCCCCAAAGGCGCCAACATGATGGGTTTTGACCAGGACGATGTCATCCTCGCCCCCTGGACCACCATCAAGTACCGGGTTACCGGCGCCAGCCTCTCGACCGCCAACCAGAGCACCGCCACCGCCGCCGATTCGGTGAACACCCTCTCCAATCTCTACCCCACGGCCCAGCGCAGCCTCTACCCGGAACGCTCCGCCGTCCAGCAAGCCAACAATCCCATGCCGGTGCGCTTCGCCAATATCGACCAGATCATGGCCGCGGCCAACAGCTCGGCGGAGATTCCCTTGGCCATCGAACAGATCGCCGGGGTCCTCCGAGAACGGCACCGCATCCGCAACGGCGAGCCGGACGATTTCAACATCCGCGACATGGCCGAGCTCACCAAAACCCTCTCCACCACCACCAGCCTGATGACCAACCTGCTGCTGGCGGTGGCCATGATCTCCCTGGTCGTGGGCGGGGTGGGAATCATGAACATCATGCTCGTTTCGGTTACCGAACGCACCCGGGAGATCGGGCTGCGCATGGCGGTCGGCGCCCGGGGCAAAGACATCCTCCGCCAGTTTTTGGTGGAAGCGGTGGTCCTCTGCCTCACCGGCGGGGCCATGGGCATCGTCCTCGGCCACGGCGGCTCCCTGCTGGTCAAGCTCCTGCTCAAGTGGCCGGTGGAGACCTCGCCCGCGGCCATCGCTACGGCGGTACTGGTTTCCGCCGGGGTGGGGATCATCTTCGGCTTTTATCCGGCCTGGAAGGCCTCCCGCCTTGATCCCATCGAAGCGCTCCGTTATGAATAA
- a CDS encoding type II toxin-antitoxin system RelE/ParE family toxin, protein MKIIWSPVAIDRASEIAQYIASDNPTAATKWVERVFAKVNTLSSLPEAGRKVPEVNRNEIRELIFGNYRIIYRIEKSNISILTIRHSKQILPVDEILA, encoded by the coding sequence ATGAAAATTATTTGGTCTCCGGTAGCAATTGACCGGGCATCGGAAATCGCTCAATACATCGCTTCAGACAATCCAACGGCTGCAACAAAATGGGTTGAAAGAGTTTTTGCCAAAGTCAACACCCTATCATCATTGCCAGAAGCTGGCAGGAAAGTACCCGAAGTGAACAGAAATGAGATTCGAGAATTAATTTTTGGCAATTATCGCATAATCTACCGAATTGAGAAATCAAACATCTCTATCCTTACTATCCGTCACAGCAAACAGATATTGCCGGTAGATGAAATCTTGGCATAA